In Crassostrea angulata isolate pt1a10 chromosome 4, ASM2561291v2, whole genome shotgun sequence, one genomic interval encodes:
- the LOC128180887 gene encoding uncharacterized protein LOC128180887 isoform X1, with the protein MFSAVNTEQGFQRSFMDIYKIVVLILVFPVLKASSQNDSNLEDTADVTTLSAVSFMPPTTILTSLTKTTNAFTDSSETVITDKKEEYQISSSGLESSSELSTPKEDLSEKITSDVEVSSESARGDRDKDQVSQHDNEEESSETIKSVEEESPVTISNVEISLENTTSKASEITRETEEPSNKTILQMEEYTEIASLDEEESSKTTASLEKSSNLTTSNQEKSSEITITMEESSEVTISSQEKSSKKIATLEESSELTTPSQEKSPEITAAPEEYTEMTTSNQEESSEMTATREESSNSTRRNHEESSDSPKSDQEGSNDSGITTSNQISSENIVSNLEESPEVTSSSLEKSSSESGESSKEASEITTSNLEVIETTSKQEEPSGLSLTTTLLLPTETTEKTTQTETTTKPSNTETSTTNNSDIKELSTDGIYVQVLGKSGKFVIGRTKNPQNDPNKLMVTFDSIQEKDSNGNNVGTSGRFKHIFNNFAGQKFDISELTDDTYQNLAVKRLDCTAYLDTVGARLAVQIYLFREEGSVSQGDEESRVSKGTLKFNVFIENWKFCGSDGMECRKGKKSEFGEFIDFALSIKGSKPPNNKINKRTNAQEFDMGGSASVVLFKQAKYDESSAYENLPQGFPKIIQKGSRQLFVFRFRKFSTSVFYDPLLNIDANVSTAENNSSIVLPSTVRPLVANVTTVSLSEETLESNSFTSTSIPPSTIKSTSPLLTYPPSILVPSTSSAIPSLETTTQRISIPTLVTSGSSLQTTSHTQTSLTETTTALNETAPSTTSVTTEGVISTHTVTSLVTTTTLPEDFSLGNTRELSTDGIYVRVLKKSGKFVMGRTKNPQNDRSKLMVTLDSIQEKDSTGNNVGTSGRFKHSFKNFAGQKFNISALTDDKYQNLAVKRLDCTTYLDTVGASLIVQIFLFREIGTVIQGDEVSHVSKGTLKFNIIIENWKFCGSNGVECRKGKQLEYGEFIDFTMSIKGSKVATKKDKSKRTSAKEFYLGGNSSVVLSEKVKYDDGSAYENLPQGFPQLIQKGSRQSFVFRFRKFDKTVFYDPQLNVDGSTETEETRTSTKDTDNNSLDSSNLAPVTAGVSSRTEFLSAEGLTVKIHGQSGKMTIGYGEDPDQDSNKVQVTFDAIGEIATDGTEIGKSGQQTHTFNTFANLDFSFSQIIDDRYMNLTSKRVDFSAKFPSTGGRLVVQVFVFTQAGEISIDGERTAVTAGTVKFNILVESWGFCGYNGVTCTKGNVEQKGEAIDFTISVKGKGDQQVRTRGKRTDGEEFDLGGQASLLLSRKIQRDGGTYESMPSGYPLLSGRGSKTVFLLRFPRFKTSVLYDPMIVLSQANRANNCMTVTFYQVLTFVLILTSGILI; encoded by the exons ATGTTCTCTGCCGTGAACACAGAACAAGGGTTTCAACGTTCATTCATGGATATCTACAAAATAGTGGTGTTAATTTTGGTGTTTCCGGTTTTAAAAGCATCGAGtcaaaatgattcaaatttgGAAGACACGGCAGACGTTACAACGTTATCCGCGGTATCGTTCATGCCACCAACAACGATTCTGACATCGTTGACAAAAACAACAAACGCTTTCACAGATTCATCTGAAACAGTTATAACAGATAAAAAAGAAGAGTACCAAATATCTTCGTCAGGCTTGGAATCTTCGTCCGAGCTATCTACACCAAAAGAAGATTTGTCCGAAAAAATTACATCGGATGTGGAAGTATCGTCTGAAAGTGCAAGAGGCGATAGAGATAAAGACCAAGTAAGCCAACATGATAATGAAGAAGAATCATCTGAAACTATCAAATCGGTTGAAGAAGAATCGCCTGTAACTATATCAAACGTAGAAATATCGCTTGAAAATACCACAAGTAAAGCATCTGAAATAACTAGAGAAACGGAAGAACCTTCCAACAAAACAATATTACAAATGGAAGAATATACTGAAATTGCTTCATTAGATGAAGAAGAATCGTCTAAAACGACTGCATCACTGGAAAAATCCTCTAATTTAACTACATCAAACCAAGAAAAATCGTCTGAAATAACTATAACAATGGAAGAATCCTCTGAAGTAACTATATCAAGCCAGGAAAAATCGTCCAAAAAAATTGCAACTCTGGAAGAATCTTCTGAGCTAACTACACCAAGCCAAGAAAAATCACCTGAAATAACTGCAGCACCAGAAGAATATACTGAAATGACTACATCAAATCAAGAGGAATCGTCTGAAATGACTGCAACTCGGGAAGAATCCTCTAATTCAACTAGACGAAACCACGAGGAATCGTCTGACAGTCCTAAGTCAGATCAGGAAGGATCTAATGATAGCGGTATAACTAcatcaaatcaaatatcatCTGAAAATATTGTATCGAACCTGGAGGAATCACCTGAAGTAACTTCATCATCTCTTGAAAAATCGTCATCAGAGTCAGGAGAATCTTCTAAAGAAGCGTCTGAAATAACGACATCAAATCTAGAAGTTATTGAAACAACATCGAAACAGGAAGAACCATCGGGTTTGTCCTTAACAACCACTTTACTATTACCGACGGAGACAACAgaaaaaacaacacaaacagAAACAACAACAAAGCCCTCAAACACAGAAACATCTACTACAAACAATTCAGACATAAAGGAACTCTCAACAGACGGTATCTATGTGCAGGTTCTTGGAAAGTCGGGGAAATTTGTCATAGGTCGGACCAAAAACCCTCAGAATGACCCTAACAAACTCATGGTGACCTTCGATTCTATTCAGGAAAAAGACAGCAATGGGAATAATGTGGGAACTTCTGGACGTTTTAAACACATCTTTAACAATTTTGCTGGCCAGAAATTTGACATCTCTGAACTAACAGACGATACGTACCAGAATTTGGCGGTTAAACGTTTGGACTGCACAGCATATCTTGATACGGTTGGGGCCAGACTCGCAGTccagatttatttatttagagaGGAAGGAAGCGTTAGTCAAGGAGACGAAGAATCTCGTGTGTCAAAAGGCACGCTCAAGTTCAACGTTTTTATTGAGAACTGGAAATTCTGTGGTTCTGATGGGATGGAATGTAGAAAAGGAAAGAAATCTGAGTTCGGAGAATTTATAGATTTTGCACTGTCAATCAAAGGCTCAAAACCCcctaataacaaaataaacaagaggACAAACGCACAGGAATTTGACATGGGTGGTAGTGCCTCCGTTGTTCTTTTCAAACAG GCAAAGTATGATGAAAGTTCAGCTTATGAAAATTTGCCACAAGGGTTTCCTAAGATTATACAGAAAGGATCGCGACAGTTGTTTGTGTTCCGATTCAGAAAGTTTTCCACCTCTGTATTTTATGATCCACTGTTGAACATAGACGCCAATGTGTCAACAGCAGAAAACAATTCTTCAATAGTTCTACCATCAACTGTTCGGCCTCTTGTTGCAAACGTAACAACCGTGTCATTGTCAGAAGAAACGCTGGAATCAAACTCTTTTACAAGTACGTCAATACCACCTTCAACAATAAAATCGACATCGCCTTTACTTACATATCCACCATCGATTTTGGTACCATCAACATCTTCAGCAATACCATCCCTCGAAACAACTACACAACGGATATCGATACCTACCTTAGTTACATCAGGATCATCCTTGCAAACAACCTCCCACACACAGACAAGCCTAACAGAAACAACAACAGCATTAAACGAAACTGCACCATCAACAACATCTGTGACAACAGAGGGGGTTATATCAACTCACACGGTAACTTCTTTGGTGACAACAACAACGTTGCCGGAGGACTTTTCCCTGGGAAACACGAGGGAACTCTCAACAGACGGTATTTATGTCCGTGTCCTAAAAAAATCCGGGAAATTTGTCATGGGACGGACCAAAAACCCTCAGAATGACCGCAGCAAACTCATGGTAACTCTCGATTCTATTCAAGAAAAGGACAGCACTGGAAATAACGTTGGAACTTCTGGACGTTTTAAACATAGCTTTAAAAATTTTGCTGGCCAGAAATTTAACATCTCTGCTCTAACAGACGATAAATACCAGAATCTGGCGGTAAAACGTTTGGACTGCACAACGTATCTTGATACGGTGGGAGCAAGCCTTATTgttcaaatctttttatttagagAGATAGGAACAGTCATTCAAGGTGATGAAGTATCTCATGTGTCAAAGGGGACGCTCAAGTTCAACATTATCATCGAAAATTGGAAATTCTGTGGATCTAATGGGGTGGAGTGTAGAAAAGGAAAACAATTAGAGTATGGTGAATTTATAGATTTTACAATGTCAATAAAAGGTTCGAAGGTCGCAACTAAAAAAGACAAAAGTAAAAGGACATCCGCCAAAGAGTTTTATTTAGGAGGAAATTCTTCAGTCGTACTTTCTGAAAAG gtaaaATATGACGATGGTTCAGCATATGAAAATCTACCACAGGGATTCCCTCAACTAATACAAAAAGGATCAAGGCAGTCTTTTGTATTCAGATTTAGGAAATTCGACAAAACTGTATTTTACGATCCTCAGTTGAATGTAGATGGAAGCACGGAAACTGAGGAGACGAGGACTTCTACAAAAGATACGGACAACAACTCTTTAGACTCGTCCAATCTCGCTCCAGTAACAGCTGGAGTCTCGTCCAGGACCGAATTTCTCAGTGCTGAGGGATTAACTGTCAAAATTCACGGACAATCGGGAAAAATGACAATCGGGTATGGCGAAGATCCCGATCAAGACAGCAATAAGGTGCAGGTTACCTTTGATGCAATCGGAGAGATCGCTACAGACGGAACAGAAATCGGAAAATCTGGACAACAGACCCACACATTCAATACGTTTGCAAATTTGGATTTCTCTTTTTCTCAAATCATAGACGACCGTTACATGAATTTAACCTCCAAAAGGGTTGACTTCTCCGCAAAATTTCCTTCAACTGGCGGCCGCTTGGTCGTTCAGGTTTTCGTTTTCACTCAAGCTGGAGAAATCAGTATAGACGGCGAAAGAACAGCGGTTACTGCAGGAACTGTGAAGTTTAACATTCTCGTTGAATCCTGGGGTTTCTGTGGATACAACGGCGTTACGTGTACCAAGGGTAACGTTGAACAAAAAGGGGAAGCCATCGACTTCACTATATCTGTGAAAGGAAAAGGCGACCAACAGGTCAGAACTCGGGGGAAGAGGACAGACGGCGAGGAATTCGATCTGGGTGGCCAGGCATCACTACTACTCTCCAGAAAG aTACAGCGGGATGGGGGAACCTACGAGTCCATGCCTAGTGGGTATCCTCTGCTCTCTGGGAGGGGCAGCAAGACAGTGTTCCTCCTCAGATTTCCACGGTTCAAAACCTCCGTTCTCTATGATCCAATGATAGTACTGAGCCAGGCGAATCGTGCCAATAACTGCATGACTGTCACCTTTTATCAGGTCCTAACTTTTGTCCTGATCTTGACATCTGGAATCctcatttaa